A stretch of DNA from Labrus mixtus chromosome 6, fLabMix1.1, whole genome shotgun sequence:
ccaggaaagaaagagaTCTGTGCAGATCTATCCTGAGGAGGGGGCCTATCTGACTCAGCTCAGGGCAGAGAAGTCCCCAAGGCgtagaaaacaacacatttcccTCTCTTTGATTTCTCCCTGGCTTCCTACTGACAGTGAATCTGGTAGTTGAGTTTGGTTCCCAGCCTTGTTCCTGCCAGGTGTTTGTTGAAGGCGTCAtccatctctctgctctgttctgGTGTGAAGTGGTTCTTCCAGTCACCGACCTCACCTGCACAGGGATTAAAATAGGAGAGGTATCATATTTTCCATCTGTTTTGTAAATTTAGTGAAATGGGTAAAACAGTTTAgtttggtataaaaaaaaaatctctcaggCACCTTTCCTGAAGATGATGTTCCCAATAGTGTGGGCATTTGCGGAGCTTTCCTTCATGGCTTTGAAGGTGCTCTCCTCAGTGATCTTCTGGACCTGACTCGTGGTCAAGCTGAAGCCAAAGAAGGTGCTGATTTGACGGACGCCCTCATTTAGGTTCTACAGGgcagaaaaaaaccccaaagtTGTTACTGACTGTGACTGATGATCTCTGCTCTTTGATGATCAATGTTGATGTTTCATGGATTTTGACTGAAACCTCTGGCTGACTGGAAGAAATCAAATGTACTGAAACCCTGTTGGAAATATAGAGACATTGTCAACTTAAAGagtaagaaaatatatattaccTTGTTGAATCAGTAGTTTTGTATTAATATTGTAAACAtaaaacagacatgaaaacCCTCAGAAGGTTCTTGTGTTTGGGAAAAGAGCTTCTCAGACACATTTTACTCATTTCCAGTATCTCATTATAATAAgtggtttaaatgtttaagattaaatgtgtaaaaaggaAATATCTAAAAATCTAAAACGTTTTTTAAAGCGACCCAATGTTATCTACCTGTTTTAGCTCCTCAAAGGTGACAATCATGACATTGGGGTCGTCCATCCTCTTCTCCCAGGCCAAGGCATGCTCAAAGTAAGACCCCCAGGGAActaaacatacatacacagagataaaaacagatgAGAAAACTATTTGTACTTTCAAACCTCTTTTCTTGCCTGTTCTTGCTGACGTACAGGTATGAGTATACTTTGCTGTGAGAAGGCGTGAGAATCATCTTAACTCAGATTTTATGAGTTTCTTGGTTTAATAGACTCACTGAGTAGAGCGCCGCGGTCAACACAGATTTCTCAGTGAACCTGCTGAGTTGGCTGTTTACTACATCATAAACCCAGCTGAGCTCAGGATCATAAAGTCAGACAGTTCAAGGTAGTATGTATGTCCTCCTTACTGCTGCTATtaatcataccaagtcactttaaatcattatttgttACTTTAACTTTCCATCCAACGCACAGATCGTCTTCATTGTCCTGTATAGTTTACTTCACTCCTTTATATTCCAGTTGTATATACTTTCTATCTTATTTGAATTTATCTTACCTATTCTGTTtcgatttttattttgtactacCTACTTGCTacttgtctttgtgctgctgcaacgcccggatttcccctctggggatcaataaggtattatcttatcttaacttATATCTGTCAACTACAGCGTTGACACACTGTGAGACCATAAGGAGGAAGGGTTAGTCTGGCCATACATCACATGATACGGGGATAATACAACTGTGTTGTCTGTTGGGTGGTGAAAACAGATTAATCTAAAAATGCAACATAAATGTCTTTGGCTCCTGAGGGTTGGAAGTGTGGATTTATCTCACCGTCACCACTCATGAAGTCAGAGAAGAAGGAGTCCCAGGACTTTAGAGAGGGAAGGACTGGGTTGTTGTTGCAGAAATGATAGAAGGAGACCACAGTGTCTTTAGGGTTCCTGAAGATCACCAGCATCTTcgcaacacaaaaaaagttgcaatTGAATACTTGTTGTACAGAAGCGCTAGAAGCAATGGAGTTAAAATTCAACACAGTAGATTGAAGAACATACatttgacacaaaaaaataaaacatcatccaagagaagaagaaaaacaacacatgggcataaacacaaagacatatTACATACAAAGTCCGGCAAAGAAAGACGCTTTTTCATGTAATGCCTCTGATGCCTAATAAATTGAGCTATAAAGGTTATTACACTGTCTGAGCTTGTAACTGTAACCGACTGGCAAAGTTGAAAGCCTTGCCTTTTGGATCAGCTCCCACTTCAATAGTATGCCTTGGTACAATAGCCTACCCGGGTGGGCTGGTGCATTggtgggtggctgtggctcaatggTAAAGTTGGTTGATTATTCACTGGAAGGTTGAGAGTTTGATCCCAAtctccatcagtgtgaatggaATAGTATGGAGGGACAATTTGGAACTTAATGTCACAGCCTCTGCCatgagtgtgtgattgtgacatgttgtgtaaaagcactttgagtggtcagaagactagacaAGTCAATTTACCCTTTTACTGCTGATATGCTGTTCATAAACTTACTTAAGCTCCTCTACTAAAGATAGTAACTCACTCCTATGCTCAAGTGAGCAATCCATCACTTTGTCCAGTAGAACACCATTGCCTCAGATTTGAAGGTGCTTATCCCATCTGCTTCGCATTTGGCTGTAAACCACCCAAGTAACTGCTGATAGTCATCTGATAAATACATGCAAGCAACTCTGAGGTCCTTTAACTGGAAACTCTCCTCCTGTGCCTCTTCCTGTACCTTGAGATCTTGTAtatgaaaataacaaacagaatCTGTAACAAGGGACAACCCTTGCCAACAGCACCTCCACTGGgaatgtgtttcagtttgtactGAGGATATTCAGACAGTCAGTTCCCAGTTCACCCTTAATACAAAGAAAGATTTACCCGGTCTGTCTGGTTGCATGCCATTTATCATCACACTAATCATCAGTTGCAGATCAGATCAAGTGTACAAGACATATTATTGCAAATCTGATGATAAGGCAATGTGGGTGATTAGCATTTTCCCCTAGGTTGGTCAGGATTCATGGCAAGCATGGAATTCctacaacaaaacacaattcaTTTTCAGATCGGGATACCACTTCAACCTCTTCTAAACAATCAACCTCCTCCATGTGCGTCCAGCCAGGTCTTTAGTCGTTTTCCGTGGGAGAACTCCTACACACATGGTGCTTAGCCAAGGGCTCAAGAGAATCCCTACACCAGTCCTGGGCCCCTTGTCCTTGGTAACAGGAAATGTAATAGTTCTCCCTGGCAGTTTAGTACTTGAACTACATTATAGGTAGATGTAAGACCACTTATTCTGTATTCAGCTGCTACACTTTTCTCACAAGCTCTGGTTTTTCCCTGCCAGAAAGGTGACAGTCAATGTTCCTAAAAAACAGTCTGCGATGCTGGGAATAAACACCAAAGTCTGAGCCATTTGCTGATTTTTGATATTCTCAGATTTTCTTTGCATTCCATCTCTGGAATCTGTTATGGTTTTATGTCCCAtcagactttaaataaaaagatttcaTGGTAAGctttgaccttttgaccttACTTGATTTCCTTGCCCCTAGTTAATAAGGGTTACCTTAACATCTTACTACAAAAGCTTTGAAACTTACTTTGGGTTTCTTTGTATAGAAAGAGGCGGGGATGTTATCAGGGTGCAGGTGAGCCCCTAGAAACCTTGGAGATGGAGCCTCATTTACAGCCTGAGGGGAGACAAGGGCAGTAGGGATAGTAAACGTCAtatattacaataaataaatgtacataaatataaatatgttttgtatAGACAGTATATAACATATAGCATATTGACCAGAATTATACAtttcctgaaaaaaataatatttacaaagaGTTAAAAAGTTCCCTGCCAACATTTCACACAAAGAGCTTTGAGTTCCCTATGTAAAAAACAGGGTTTGATTCGGTTTCACCTCTGTCCACCTGTTTCTgctctttatgctaagctaagctaacgagCTACTGATTCTGTGTTTTAAGACTAGAGACTTgacaatttaacattttgaccATTTAACTTTCACTGAGAAAAAAGGTATTTTCCTCCCAATTgatttttcatgatttaaacAGTTCAGCATTGAATGCATGTTAAATCAAACTAACGCTTGGCACCgttataaaaaaagattgaatggTCCATCATGAGCAAGAGGAAAGTGTTTCATTACAAAGTAAatggtgatttatttttctttgttgttttctaaaCAGCAGTTAGGCTGCTTTCAGGCTATagatttaaacttgtttttaaatgaaacctaAGTTAACTTTTCAacagcagatgtgtgtgtgtccttgacCTTTCAAGgcttttggttttaaaacagcgagtttatttctgtgtttctgcctcTGTTTGAATATTAATAGCTACAATAACTAGTTTACTAGTTAAACCAGAGAATTTGAAGCATTAGAGTAGTTTAGAGAATTTGGCTTCATAATTCATTCAGCCGTTTTCTGTCTGAATTTCTGCCTGGATTTGCATAATAAACACATAATTAATTATACCAGTGTTCAAATGTCATGAAAATCTGCACAGTTGTGGAGAAATCtgacaaaatcagaaaaaggcaatcaaaacattaagaacagttttgtatttaaatatgtgatTATTTTACTACTGTTTTCAGtagttttctttcagttttgaaTCTACTATAAGTGCAAAAATGCTTGGTATGAAAAttgaaagaagaaacagatttttacggAAACATTTTAGGAGAAAACTCTTCAGCTATACGTATAAActaaatataactttttttagGGACACTTTCTTCAAGATTATTGGTTACCAATTCTAGCATGTAGCGTGCTCACAAAATGCAAACTACCTCTGAGAGAATATAAATAACTTCAGTTCTTGCACAGTCTTATTTTATATATAGTTTAATCTCGGTCTTaacttttcatttcatgtgCACAGAAATCTCCTGGACCATCATATCTGCCAGTGTGTGCCCTTTTgtcttcttattttctttcagctttttttctaaaaggTCACAGCGGagaaataagaaagaaagaaatcaatcTTCCTTCCTCTTGGGATGACAATAGTTTCTGTAATACAATATCTGCACAGCTCCTCAATCAATAACCTCACTCCAAGACTCCACCCATACAGTGGAAGAGCAGCCTTTTTGTTTCGTCAAGAACCTCAACAAAGTCCAGTTGtcttttgtattcattttgaattatttttgtcCTTGTACAAAAGACAGTTAAGTCTCATTATACTAGATTATTAGGTTAAGTAATTGTAGTTTACACAATGAAAGAGCTATTGACTCATACACTATCAATGCTCAAATATATTTGCTATAAGCCTCCTTTTCACCATTCAGTTTTGACAACATTTACGATCTCCCAGTGAAATAAAGCCTCGATTTAGGACAGAAAAAACGATGAACAGTTAAACAACCAGAGTAACTGTGTAAGCTCTACCCGGCAGAAGAAATAGAGCGCTGTTGACGGAGGATGGGAAGAGTAATAAAAACCAGGGTTAAACAGAGGAGTATTCCCTCTATTGACAGAGCTCCAGGACATTCAGATTGTGTTCCTATATAGACTTGATCAGTTCATACcaaaatctacttttttttcttcttataagTAATAAGTAATCCTAGTTTTTGAAATTGGCTAAATTAGCACTCAGAAGTACAACAATCTGAGGTGGGATTGACCCACAACAAAATGATTTTAGAGGCTTTCCATTTTTCAGTGGGCAAAAGTTCCACTATTTAAAAGCTGTTCATTGCATAATGAGGAATGGCTGGAAAATTGCATCTGTAGGTTATAATTATGGAGACATGACTCAGACTGTATAGGTCTGAAAAGTTTCACCAACGCCTTgaatatgttttctttctcaaggccagcagggggctcaCTCCACTGattacaaaaatacaaagatgATGTTCATTTTTAGGGGGGTGGGGGAAAGTAAAGggggaaacattttttaatatatgatgtaatttctttgtacatttctaaataaaaaatgtcacacaaaaaaagaacgATGTTCATTTAGTACATTATGGTTCCATTTATAGTGAAATAGAAAATACATCTACATGTTTAGAGCATGGCAACTTTGTAATTAAAAGTCGCTCCCAGCAACTAAAAGCGTTTAGTTCAGAGTTTGACTGGATGTAAAGACACATtgattgtttaatgttttttgaaaGCACTTCTATttaacattatttcattttttttggcagTGAAAGCTGGCATCCCAGTTAATAAAAAAGTAACAGTGATTAATAAATGCATCTTGCAAACTAAGCTAACTCTAGGATTACCTGAGGACTTTTTGTTAACACCCCCTCCAACTTCACCCTCTTCTCAAATTATAATCACTTCTGGCTGCATAAAACCAAGATGGTGATTGCAAGAATGCCAAACTCTATAGGCCTCAAAATTGTTGTCCACAAACCAATGAATTCCTGTCGGCTATACATCAAAGTAATATAAACAGTCTatcaagacaaaaacacatccagTGAGTACCTTTAAGACCTTTGGTCCCATGAACTCGATCAGTGGGGGCATCTTGGTTTCTACTCTTTCTCCAGTGGCCTCAGTAATGATCTTCCTCACCACGCCAACCATCCAATTAAAACCTGttcaaaacacacaccacaccactttttaatctacatgttgTAGTGTTGAGCATTGTTAAACAACCCTCCAATTCTTATTCTGGACAGgaacagaaacattaaaacaatatataaaaaatctgaattgcAGAgatttaaattgcacatatcACTGTCGGGCTGTGCATCTTCATTGGTCTCACGATATGATTGGATTACGATTATCCTGTCAATTATTTGATTCGACTGGATTGGACAGACGATGCATCACAATGAGTTGCATCCTCAATTTTCTGTTACCGGACGTTTTCATCATTGAAGACAATCAGTCAGATGaatatgttgtctttttttattaattgtgaAGTGCTTCAGGAATCAATGTCAGCATAAATATCGTTACACTGTAAAcccaaaataagtaaatatgtACTGTAGGTCCAGCTGTGAATTGAAAATCTACAAGCAACATCAGTATGCAACAACTGCTGATGTTCTATGACTGCATCGAATTGTCAATGTCCACACCGAGGTGCATTGTATAAACAATTAATTTCAACACCCCAATATCACTGTGTCATAGTACAGCgcataaaaaacatgtttttcttcgaTGGACGATGTAATAATTcatacaaaatattaaaaaaaacctgcatatTTGTTACAATGTCATTGTCATAAattgtaaatacatttgaattttgCAGCTAATTCAGTAATTGGAATTCGTTGGCTTCAACTTCAACAtcagattgttttatttgcattcTTCAGTGCACCCACAGCAGTCACGGTTATAAAACATCAATGTGTTATCTGTtcatttctttccttctcttttgttttggcaTCTAGCTGGTGTGTAGCTCTCCAGCAGGTTAATCTTGTTTCCCTGACAGATCCTGCTGTTAAATAATGACTCTGCAGCACATATAACAGGAGGGGAAACATCGGCCTGAGTTATTTGAAGGTTGTTTTATGGCTTGGGTATGACTTGTATGGTTAGAGAGAAAAAGTCATGCCAtttttgtctccaggtgtgttttgtgttcactttattttctctgtggtGTGCAACAAAATTGAACCCTTCTGTAACTGTGAATAGTGAAAGTCCCATTTTGACATGTAACACTTACCACAAACACTAGTAGGACCACTGAACAagttttatgtttatttcaatgcacattataatatatatttttctttttttcccatgttTTTCAGATACATATTCCCTgcatgtgaaaaatgtttcaGCAACCTGTTgattaaacaaagaaagaaagaagaaaatgtgtccTTTTAGAGATTCGATACAGTTGTATGCACTTAAACTTTTTTCaggcaaaatacaaaacaactgAAAGTATTATTTTGGGTTGATTGCACTTTTAATTATAGAAATATAAATGATCGCCTTGTAATCAAATTGGAGCTTGCTTTGGAAATAAGAGAGACTTTTAATAGttctaaaaatctaaaatgttaaaaaattgTTTCCCAGATCCCAGAAATTGAATAGAAAAAACTCTTTAGGAACACATAAAttaacatacaaatacacacacacacacacacacacacacacacacacacacacacacacacacacacacacacagtgtgtagtgaCAGAAGTAAATATTACCGGCCACTAAACGGCAGCAGACTGTAAATTTATGGTTCTTGAAGTGAAGGTCAAACAGATCTCTAATCTCCTCCATATATCGCAGAGACGCCAGGAAGCCATAATCTGCTGCGGTCTGCTATGAAACACTGATTAACTGCCTTGACTTTAAATTGGACATTCAGCCATTAAAAAAGGGCTTCCATTGGCTGAATGGATGGAGGACATGTTAAGTCACACCCCTGTCCATAAAAAGCTCCATTATCCCCAACGTGGGCCCCTGTCCAAACTGGTCCTTTATGCATAGAGATGTGGGCTGGGTGTGTTTGTAATCTGACATTCCTCCAAATAAGATGAACTTTTCTGTCTTCATGTCGTTTCTCCACCAGCAAGCTGCTGggcaaaaataaacactttcccaaaagaaaaacatgccaCATTCCTCTAACGCACCAGTTTGACAGCAGCTTTTCATGCTGCACAAACGACACTGGgagctctttgtgtttttttgataaAGAGATTTAAGGTGGTGTTTGGTGGTGCTTTTATATATCAATAAATCACATCCACATTCACGAAGGCATTTATGCTAAGTCATGCACTACAATACCCAGGTTGCATGCAAAGTGGTTCAGGTGAAAAGGTTATTGAAGCATCACTGGAAGAAAGGTTAAGAGCCCAAACGTACAGTAGCTCTTCAAGGAAGCAGTTatgaaatacaattttaaagattaaaatgaaCAATGACTTCCTAAATGTTCTGGGACTTCCTAACTGAGCTAACGATATAAAACCTTTCAGTATCAGGAGGGATTCTTTACTCATCATGGGAAGTGAAATTCATACTTAAAGACCCATCTTAGTGTAGTTCCAACATTATTGGAATTCTGAGCATAACTTCTGAACGTGATAAAGAAACAGGTTTAGCTTTTTTTGGAAtgtgccatgttttttttttctactttattgCTCAGAGTTTCACACCAGCCAACTTTTGAAGGGATTGCTGTCTTTAGCCATTCCTTTTCTTGTATTGATGTTCTGATCGAACTTCCAAAGTGTAAAGTCCACAGATAAAGGAAATGCCCTGCTAAACAGCCTGTTAGCTTCTGATGCTAACCCAGCAAATGTTATCGCTGCTTCTCATTCCGCTCgattcttcctttttcttcttgttaaTTTCCACGAGAAGCACAATGGGAAACAATCTCCACAGCAACTGTGCTCTTGTTGATAGTGCAAAAATAATACTATTAACTCTTTAAATAATtttgaatgaaagaaaagaatatAAGTAGGCCTACCTCCCTCATGATGATAAATATGAAGCTAGTCAGCGGTTAGCttaacttagcttagcttaggCATTAACACAGCAAAAAGCTGGTACGGTCAGCTCCAAAACACCaacaatttcaaaataacatTGAAGTCAttaattgaaatatattttattttaacatatttcttTTAGCAGCATAAAACAAAATAGTATCTGTAAAAATATCACTACGATCTTGGCCAGTTGCAGTTAGTTTACAGAAAACCCGCTAAAAAAGCAAACCTTTATGGTGTGGTCTGAGTCAGGAAGTGAACTGTTATAACACATAAATCAAGAGGGGAAGGaaactttattttgcattttatgtGTCTGATAAATGAGGGTGTGTTCTGGCAAAGTAAACAGCTTTTTGTTACAGAAAGTTGTTTTGTCATCACATTCTTTTGCCATTTCTTGACCCCTTAGTTTTATCTTCTCCTCCTGCCAGGGTCCCAACTCCCAGCCCTCAGGCTTGGAAATACTCCGCTGTGATCATTTTTCAATATGTCGTCAGCTTTGAGGTGGATTTCTTCCCTTGCATACAGCCTCAGTATGTGTTTgcgcatttaaaaaaaaacatttggatcTCAGTTATGGAGATGTTTAGAAACATTGCAGACTATGTTGATGTTTTCCAGGTGCTAGACCTCAAATCCTAGATATCTATCTGTCCTTAAGTGAACCAACCAGGAAATGTAAttcccttctctttctttctctctctttttttgtgcagaTGTTTTGAGTATGTGGAAAAGTGTATTTATGAAAGTCAAgaggaacaaaagaaacaaagtaGGCTGCTGTTTTTGAAACGTTCAAGAAAAAGGTTTCAAGTgatctttggtgttttttttttgcagtgaattGTATTTCAAAGTGTCTGTTAGACTTTTAGACGTTCATTTTGGTATTTCTTGGTAAgctgcaaataaatacaaatctggAAAATGTTATTCCTTTGTTCAGCTCTTCACATTTTGAACCTTTCATGGTTTGGGATATatagaaagattttttttttttttaatcaatcctCAACATTGGATTGTGATACCAAAACTTTATAATTTTAATcatacaaatgttttatgtagAAAAGACCGCAAGGCATGGTTAATGTGGAAAAACTGGGAAatgaagtttatttatttttaggagCATGACAAAATGATTCACTAATGAGTTCGAATTGGACGAAGTTGAGTCATTATAAACCGTGAGACCAAAACATTTACTTACAGGGCAGAGGTTTTTCTCATTGAGAAAAGTTTGCAGATAATGTTAAGAGCCTCCATAATATAAATCATGTTACTGGTGAGGATCCCTGAAACAATCGGGTCATTTAAGTAAAAGGATTTCTGATAAAACTAATtcacatttcatattttacagACCTTAACAACTATGATGAATTACAATGTGATGTTTTGTGACTGTTTGCCATTAGtctttaacattttacatttattgtatttaaatgttatcatgtttcatgttatttttttgtaataacaCAACTTAGTTTAGTATTGGATTGTATTTAGTCAATGACAACATTCTACAGGACCATGACCAATCATGTCAAACTGCAGAAAAGGTGACAAACATATTTCACAGTTATGGCTAAATTGAGTACAGTCTCAActtaaaagccaaaaaaaatatgaatacgGTGCTTGGTAATTTGTGTGGCTGTTcaccttttttcatttcagcataAATGGAAAAGGTTTATTCCACCAATGTCGGCTAAATTTTAGCCGTACAATGTATCAGACTTTATTTAAGCGTaattcataaaacacattttctcatttaCTGAATCTCTTCCAAATCACTAATTATTAGCTGTGTCATAGGCTGGATACTGCAAAGCTAGAAAGTCATTATTgcattaagataagataagataagataagataagatatactttattcatcccagcagggaaatttaggtgttccagcagccagcatgcatacaaacacacaacacaacacatatatacatacatatcccataTGCAGTGGCTGTATTATTCCTTACAAGAGGAAGACAGCTGCTATCAAGGAGCTAAAGGGGATCcaaatacagaaatatataaAGTCATTACCATCTTTGAACTTTTTTCTACAGCTTAAAAATACTATAAAAATTGTGTAGAACATAACTCGGTTGGTTTCTGTAGTTAAACTCTGTTTGCTGCAATTTCAGATTTGCTTGGAGAGAGCAGTGGTGtcttacacttaaaaaaatctaGCCTCATTTAAACCAGTCATAAAGATAACAAGCAACCAGTGCAAGAGTGTTCAGAGGTCAcaacagagggaggaagaataataataatttgtatGAATGTATATTGTTTTTGATATGTTCCTCTCATGCAGAACAGCTTCAGTTCATTATGAATTTTTGAAATTTGACCAAAGTTACTCACCACATTTGGGGTACGCTATCAGCATGAGGTCTTCCTCTCTGGCCTCCATGTTCTCCAGAGCCTTCAGATGATCCTCGGGGCACATGAGGCAGGGGTACAGGACCCCCTTGTATCTGTACAACTTATCCTCGTCCTTCATTTCCTTTGCCATCTGCATCCTGGACAGGGCTTTGTCAGTGAAGTCTTCAGAGCTCATCCTGTATCAGTATTGTGTAACTGCTCAAATCAGGAACTCAGAGAGAAAGTAACTACGGCTTTCTTAACAACGCGCACAGACAAGTATGAAGGGTGTAGgctgaaaacagaaaagcagcTTTCTGTGCAGTGGAGCGGCGTCTGTCCACTGCTGCCCCGCAAATgaacgagagacagagagaaagggtgAGTATGTGTGTAGTAGTAAAAAGAGAAGGCGGtgcctggtgtctcctccttctgttaccacacacacacacacacacacacacacacacacacacacacacacacacacacacaaatgtatgcGTTTGAGGAGGTGTGTCTGATGCCTGTGCAATGTTCACCAGATGGGAGGTACATGACAGACAGACTGTAGAACCACAcgcacactcatgcacactcTCGCACAAATCCAAAACAGTACCAATATTAtcttgtatttatatatatatatgtatatgtatatatgtatctTTGTGCAGCTCAGATTCACCAGCGGTTGCAAATGAGCAACACAATCCCCTAAAAGGCGAAGAAAAACTTCTGATTCATGAAAGAGAAAGGGGAAGAAACCTCaagagaggaaaatattttGGCCTGATACCCCTTCCTCAAACAGCTGGGGGTTGTAAGAGAAACCTTTCAAAAATGAACAGACATAAATCTTATTC
This window harbors:
- the sult6b1 gene encoding sulfotransferase 6B1, whose product is MSSEDFTDKALSRMQMAKEMKDEDKLYRYKGVLYPCLMCPEDHLKALENMEAREEDLMLIAYPKCGFNWMVGVVRKIITEATGERVETKMPPLIEFMGPKVLKAVNEAPSPRFLGAHLHPDNIPASFYTKKPKMLVIFRNPKDTVVSFYHFCNNNPVLPSLKSWDSFFSDFMSGDVPWGSYFEHALAWEKRMDDPNVMIVTFEELKQNLNEGVRQISTFFGFSLTTSQVQKITEESTFKAMKESSANAHTIGNIIFRKGEVGDWKNHFTPEQSREMDDAFNKHLAGTRLGTKLNYQIHCQ